One part of the Artemia franciscana unplaced genomic scaffold, ASM3288406v1 PGA_scaffold_131, whole genome shotgun sequence genome encodes these proteins:
- the LOC136041295 gene encoding pro-resilin-like, whose amino-acid sequence MTQVNLICAFYLQSEKIMKAILLLASGLSFVFSRPQYSYDRPPSGLYELPEAPTNQVETRVAPPSAAVPMPMPYELDWAVSDQENGLDFGHEEASSDGIVSKGSYKVLLPDGRLQVVTFTVNGDDGYIANVQYQK is encoded by the exons ATGACCCAGGTTAATCTTATTTGTGCCTTTTACCtacaaagtgaaaaaataatgaag GCTATTCTGCTATTGGCTTCAGGACTTTCTTTTGTATTCTCTCGGCCACAATACTCGTACGACAGACCCCCAAGCGGACTCTACGAATTACCAGAAGCACCAACGAATCAGGTTGAAACTAGAGTAGCCCCACCTTCTGCAGCC gTGCCTATGCCAATGCCATATGAATTAGACTGGGCTGTCAGTGATCAAGAAAATGGACTCGATTTTGGCCACGAAGAAGCTAGCAGTGATGGAATAGTCAGTAAGGGTAGCTACAAAGTACTTCTGCCTGATGGGCGTCTGCAGGTAGTTACATTTACAGTCAATGGAGATGACGGCTATATAGCTAATGTCCAGTACCAGAAATAG